CGCCATAGGCGGTGGCGCGGATGGCGCCGGCGAAGATCTCGGTGGTGTAGGCGCAGGTGTTCAGCGCAAACGCCAGCAGTGCACAGTTGAAGCCTTCACGGAAGAAGGTATCCAGCATCGGCGTGCCGCGTACCACTTCCAGGCTGTAGACGCCGGTGTAGAGGATCAGCAGCTGCACGTACAGCGGGGTGCCGCGGAACACATAGGTGTAGAACCATACCGGGCCGCGAATCCAGGCCTTCTTGGAAACACGCGCCACCGACAGCGGAATGGACATCAGGAAGCCGATGGCGATGGAGCCCACCAGCAGCCACAGCGTCATTGCCACACCGGTCAGATGGTGACCGTCACTCCACAGATAGGCGCGCCAGTATTCCTGCAAGATATCGTTCATAGTTCAGCCTTTCTGACGCCGGCGGAGTAACGATGCTCCAGCCATACCAGGGCACCGTTGGAAATGGTGGTGATGATCAGGTAAATCATGCCGGCCACAATGCTGAAGTAGAACATCTGCATGGTGCCCTTGCCTGCGTCCTGGGTGGCTTTCACCACGTCGGACAGGCCGATGATGGATACCAGCGCGGTGGCCTTGATGATCACCTGCCAGTTGTTGCCGATACCCGGCAAGGCAAAACGCATCATCTGCGGGAACAGAATGCGGTGAAACACCTGCCAGGCGCTCAGGCCGTAGGCGGTAGCCGCCTCGATCTGACCGCGCGGCACCGACTGGAAGGCGCCACGGAAGGTTTCGGTGAAGTAGGCGCCATAGATGAAGCCCAGGGTGACAACGCCCGCCAGGAAGGGGTCGATATCGATCTGGTCCATCTGCAGCGCTTCGGTAACCTGGTTCAGCAGGATCTGCAGGCTGTAGAACAGCAGCAGCATGATGACCAGATCGGGAACACTACGAATGAGGGTGGTGTAACCAGTGGCCACACTGCGCAGGAAACGGTTGCTGGAGAGTTTGGAACTCGCCCCGAGCAGACCGATTATCACCGCCGCCAGCATGGACAGTAACGCGAGTTTGACCGTCATCCACGAACCGGTGGCGATCAGAGAGCCGTAGCCTTCTAAAAACATTGCATATCTCCTTCCCTACACGGATAACTCGGCAAACGCCGGTCATCTTCTTATGCGGGTGTACTTCAAGCGACAGGCGTGCCGACCCTTCCTCGCGGAAGGGCGGGCACTATACCAGCTTAGACGGGGTTAATCGTAGATATTGAAGGAGAAGTACTTCTTGGCCAGACGGTCGTAGGTACCGTCCTTGTGCAGAGCGCCGATCGCCTTGTTGATCTGGTCGCGCAGGTCGTTATCTTCCTTGCGCAGGCCGATGCCCACGCCCACGCCCAGGGTCTTCACGTCTTTCACGTCCGGACCGGCGAAGGCGAAGTTCTTGCCACGCGGGGTCTGCAGGAAGCCGATGTCAGCCTGTACGGCGTCCTGGAAGGCAGCGTCCAGACGGCCGGAGGACAGGTCAACCAGCACCAGATCCTGGTTCTGGTACGGAACCACGGTCACGCCCTTCGGCTCCCAGTAGGTCTTGGCGTAGGTTTCCTGGGTGGTGCCCTGCTCCACACCCACGCGCTTGCCCTTCAGCGACTCGGCGGTCGGCATCAGGTTGGCGCCCTTCTTGGCAACCATGCGGCTCGGGGAGTTGTACAGCTTGGCGGAGAAGGCGATTTCCTGCGCGCGCTTCTCGGTTACCGACATGGAGGACAGTACGCCGTCGAACTTCTTGGCCTTCAGTGCCGGGATCATGCCGTCAAAGTCGTTTTCCACCCATTCGCACTTGGCCTTCAGCTTTTCGCAGATGGCGCTGCCCAGATCGATGTCGAAGCCGATCAGTTTGCCGTCGGCAGACTTGGATTCGAACGGAGCATAGCTAGGGTCCACGCCGAAACGGATGACTTTCCAGTCCTTGGCGAAAGCGCCGGTGGAGGCCAGAGCCAGAACGACTGCAGTGATGGCGAATTTCTTCATTGATATTTCTCCATAGAAATATTTTTTGATGGGCTTTGGGTTGGCGGCATGACACCTAGCGGTATATGTCATCCAAAGCTGTGATCCCGAAGGAACACTTTGCCTCGACTCTTTGGCGAAGTCACAAAATGTATATACAAATTTAGGGGAGAACGCCGCCAACGGCAACGCGTTTATAAACAAACTGTTCAATCAGCGCCAGCACCGGGCAAATTAACCGTTGGGCATTTCCATGGCACCACCCACGCCTCAGCCATTCGTCATTTTGTTAACGTGCATTAATCCATTAATAATCAACAAGATAAATACAGCAACCACGGGATAACCCGCATTGCTGCAGGTGCAAAAATGCCCTGTAACGAACTGTTGTGGTTTATCTACGACAAGCCGGAAAACACGCCCGTTTCACTTCCCCTCGCCGCCGGAGGCCCTTGCTGCAACAGCAAGATCCGCTGCCGCAACGACAGAAACGGCTTGCGGGTGTACATGGCAAACATGCACCAGGTACACCCGCAAGCCCAAGACTGGGTAACCGAGGTTGGATCGCCTGCCCGGCGTCAGTGCTGATACCAGCCCAGCACGCCCGGCTGCAGGTTGATGTTCACCTGCTTCACCTGCTGGTACTCCTGCAGGCCGTTCACCCCCAGGTCGCGGCCATAGCCGCTCATCTTGTAGCCACCCCACGGTGCCTCATTAAAGGTGGGGTTGTAGCAGTTCACCCAGGTCACCCCGGCGCGAATCTCGCGGATCACGCGCAGCGCCCGTGCGCCATCGCTGGTGAACACACCGCCGGCCAGGCCGTACGGTGTGTCGTTGGCCATGGCGATGGCTTCGGCTTCGGTGCGGAAGGTCTGCACCGCCACCACCGGGCCAAACACCTCCTCGCGCACCAGGTCCATGTCGCGGCGGCAGTTGTCGAACACGGTTGGCCGCACGAAGTAGCCCCTGGCGCACTCGCCCTCGGTGTAGCGCTCGCCGCCGCACACCAACCGCGCACCCTGCTGCTTCGCTCGTTCGATATGCGCCAGGATCTTGTCCATCTGCCCTTGCGACACGATGGCGCCCATGTCCGGGTCGTCCAGGCCGTTGCCGATGGTCATGGCGTTGGCGCGCTCGGCCAGGCGGGCGACGAAGGCATCCTTGATGCTCTCTTCGATCAGGATGCGCGAGCCGGCGGAGCACACCTCGCCCTGGTTGAAGAACACGCCGATCATTGCCCATTCCACCGCGCCTTCCAGGTCGGCATCGGCAAAGATGATGTTGGGTGACTTGCCGCCCAGCTCCAGCCCCACCTTCTTGAGGTTGCCCACCGCCGCGCTGGCGATCAGCTGGCCGGTACGGGTGCTACCGGTGAAGGTCACCATGTCCACGTCGTGGCTCTCCGCCAGCAGCTGGCCGGCGGCCGGCCCGGTGCCCAGCACCAGGTTGGCGGTACCGGCAGGCAGGCCGGCCGCATGCAGGATCTCGAACAGCACCACGGCCGACAGCGGTGTCAGCTCGCTGGGCTTGAACACCACGCAGTTGCCAGCCGCCAGCGCCGGCGCCAGCTTCCAGGTGGCCATCAGCAGCGGGTAGTTCCACGGCGTGATCAGCCCGCACACGCCTATCGGCTCGTGCATGCTGTAGGCGTGCATCGGGCCGAAGGCATCGCTGACCTCGTACACCCCGCCCTGCGGCACGCTGATCAGCCCGGCGTAGTAGCGGAAGCAGGCGGCGGCATCGTCCACGTCGCCGCGCGCCTCGCGCAGCGGCTTGCCGTTGTCCAGGCAATCCAGCCGCGCCAGTTCGTCGGCGCGCGCCTTGATGCCATCGGCCACGCGGTGCAGCAGCTCCGCCCGCCGCGGTGCGGCCATGCGCCGCCATTCACCCTTGCCGTAGAACGCCGCGTGGGCGGCGGCAATCGCCTGGCGGGTATCTTCCGCCGTGCTGTCGGCCACGCGGGCGATCACCTCGCCGTTGGCCGGGTTGATCACGTCGCGGCTGGCACCGCCCAGCGCCAGCTGCCATTCACCGTTGATGTAGTTTTTGCGGATTTCCATTGTGTTCTCCTCCGTGCCGCTTGCTGTAGGGGTGAAGCTTTCAGGTTGCTGGCTCGCACAATGCTGCGCGAGCGGGCATTCAGGCGATATACACCTTGCGCAGCGTCTGGCGTACTGTCCAGGTGGTCGCCGTGCCGGCGCGCAGGTGGCCGACGCTGCCGGCCGACAGCTGCAGCTCCGGCGAACCATCGGCAAAACTCACCGTGGCATCGCCGAACAGCACGATGAAGAATTCGTCGCTCTCCACATCGGTACTGATGCTGGGCGACATCTCCCATACGCCGATATTGCAACCGCCCAGGCTGCCCAGCAGCGCGGTGCCGACGCGCGGCTGGCCGGCAATGGTCTGCGCCGCCGGCAAATCGTGATAGTCCAGCGCCAGGCTGGCAGCGGCCAGGCAATGGTTGGCCAGCAGCAGGTTTTGCTCTTGCATGAGATATTCCAGTTCAAAGAGGTGGTGACAGCTCAGGAGTCAAAGCCCAAACCCAGGGCATCCATGGTCCGCAACATCAGATTGCGCTTGCCGTGGTTGTGGTCGGCGCGGTTCAGCGACCAGCGCGTGGCCTGCACCGCGACATAGGTCAGCGGCTCCGGCGGGAACGGCATCGGCATCTCGCGCACCATGCGCAAACGGGTGCGCTCGGTATCCAGCCCGGCCAGCTTGTCCAGCAGCACGTTGGCCGCAAAGCGGGTGGCGCCTACCCCCAGGCCGGTAAAGCCGGCGGCGTAGGCCACCTTGCCGCCATGCGCCTGCGCATAGAAAGCACAGAAGCGGGTGGAGGTATCGATGGCGCCGGCCCAGCGGTGGGTAAAGCGCAGCCCTTCCAGTTGCGGGAAGGTGGTAAAGAAATGGCTGGCCAGCAGCTCGAAGCTGGCCGCTCGCTCCTCGTACTGCTCCTCGATGCGGCCGCCGAAGTTGTAGATGGCATCGTAGCCGCCGAACAGGATGCGGTTGTCGCGGCTCAGCCGGTAGTAATGGAACTGGTTGCCCATGTCGGCAAGGCCCTGGCGGTTGCGCCAGCCCACTGCGGCCAACTGCGCCGGGCTCAGCGGCTCGCTCATCAGCACGTAGTCGTATACCGGGATGGTGTGCCATCGATAGCGGCGCAGCAGCGAGGGAAAGGCATTGGTCGCCAAAATCACCTGCTGCGCGACCACCCGCCCGCCGGCGGTGTGCAACGCCACCTGCCTGCCCGACGAACGCAGCCGCTCCACCCGCGACTGCTCGTGGATTTCCACCCCCAGCTCGCGGGCAACACGGGTCAGCCCTGCGGCCAACTTGCCCGGGTGCAGCATGGCGGTGCCGTCGCGGTCCCAGTGCCCGGCAAGGAAGGTGGGCGATGCCACCTCGGCACGCACCTCGTCGGCGGACAGGCAGCCTTCATCCTGCAGCAGCTCGGCCTGGTACGGTTCCACCGCCACCACCATCACCCCGCTGCGCTCGAAATCGCAGTCGATGCCGTAGCGCTGCAGCGTGGCCTCGATCTCGTCCAGGTTTTGACGCCCCAGCGCCTCCAGCTGCTCGAATTCCTCCGGCCAGCGGCTCATGCCGTTTTCCTCGCCGTGGGTGATGCTGGCCTCGCAGAAGCCGCCGTTGCGGCTGGAGGCGGCCCCGCCGCACTGCCCGGCTTCCAGCAGCAGCACGCGGCGCTGCGGCTCGCGCTCCTTGGCCAGAATGGCCGCCCACAAGCCCAGGTAGCCGCCGCCGACAATGGCCAGCTCGGTAGTCACCTCGCCCTGCAGCGGCGCAAAGCCGGCAC
This Vogesella sp. LIG4 DNA region includes the following protein-coding sequences:
- a CDS encoding ABC transporter permease; translation: MNDILQEYWRAYLWSDGHHLTGVAMTLWLLVGSIAIGFLMSIPLSVARVSKKAWIRGPVWFYTYVFRGTPLYVQLLILYTGVYSLEVVRGTPMLDTFFREGFNCALLAFALNTCAYTTEIFAGAIRATAYGEIEAARAYGMSGFALYRRIILPSALRRALPAYSNEVILMLHSTTLAFTATVPDILKVARDVNSATYASFYAFGIAAVLYAVIVFGLVWLFRRFENRWLAFLKPQSH
- a CDS encoding ABC transporter permease gives rise to the protein MFLEGYGSLIATGSWMTVKLALLSMLAAVIIGLLGASSKLSSNRFLRSVATGYTTLIRSVPDLVIMLLLFYSLQILLNQVTEALQMDQIDIDPFLAGVVTLGFIYGAYFTETFRGAFQSVPRGQIEAATAYGLSAWQVFHRILFPQMMRFALPGIGNNWQVIIKATALVSIIGLSDVVKATQDAGKGTMQMFYFSIVAGMIYLIITTISNGALVWLEHRYSAGVRKAEL
- a CDS encoding ABC transporter substrate-binding protein, yielding MKKFAITAVVLALASTGAFAKDWKVIRFGVDPSYAPFESKSADGKLIGFDIDLGSAICEKLKAKCEWVENDFDGMIPALKAKKFDGVLSSMSVTEKRAQEIAFSAKLYNSPSRMVAKKGANLMPTAESLKGKRVGVEQGTTQETYAKTYWEPKGVTVVPYQNQDLVLVDLSSGRLDAAFQDAVQADIGFLQTPRGKNFAFAGPDVKDVKTLGVGVGIGLRKEDNDLRDQINKAIGALHKDGTYDRLAKKYFSFNIYD
- a CDS encoding aldehyde dehydrogenase family protein yields the protein MEIRKNYINGEWQLALGGASRDVINPANGEVIARVADSTAEDTRQAIAAAHAAFYGKGEWRRMAAPRRAELLHRVADGIKARADELARLDCLDNGKPLREARGDVDDAAACFRYYAGLISVPQGGVYEVSDAFGPMHAYSMHEPIGVCGLITPWNYPLLMATWKLAPALAAGNCVVFKPSELTPLSAVVLFEILHAAGLPAGTANLVLGTGPAAGQLLAESHDVDMVTFTGSTRTGQLIASAAVGNLKKVGLELGGKSPNIIFADADLEGAVEWAMIGVFFNQGEVCSAGSRILIEESIKDAFVARLAERANAMTIGNGLDDPDMGAIVSQGQMDKILAHIERAKQQGARLVCGGERYTEGECARGYFVRPTVFDNCRRDMDLVREEVFGPVVAVQTFRTEAEAIAMANDTPYGLAGGVFTSDGARALRVIREIRAGVTWVNCYNPTFNEAPWGGYKMSGYGRDLGVNGLQEYQQVKQVNINLQPGVLGWYQH
- a CDS encoding cupin domain-containing protein, whose protein sequence is MQEQNLLLANHCLAAASLALDYHDLPAAQTIAGQPRVGTALLGSLGGCNIGVWEMSPSISTDVESDEFFIVLFGDATVSFADGSPELQLSAGSVGHLRAGTATTWTVRQTLRKVYIA
- a CDS encoding FAD-binding oxidoreductase gives rise to the protein MLQTVFERHAPQKSVIQSALAGSINRSFWLDDVPSRAGFAPLQGEVTTELAIVGGGYLGLWAAILAKEREPQRRVLLLEAGQCGGAASSRNGGFCEASITHGEENGMSRWPEEFEQLEALGRQNLDEIEATLQRYGIDCDFERSGVMVVAVEPYQAELLQDEGCLSADEVRAEVASPTFLAGHWDRDGTAMLHPGKLAAGLTRVARELGVEIHEQSRVERLRSSGRQVALHTAGGRVVAQQVILATNAFPSLLRRYRWHTIPVYDYVLMSEPLSPAQLAAVGWRNRQGLADMGNQFHYYRLSRDNRILFGGYDAIYNFGGRIEEQYEERAASFELLASHFFTTFPQLEGLRFTHRWAGAIDTSTRFCAFYAQAHGGKVAYAAGFTGLGVGATRFAANVLLDKLAGLDTERTRLRMVREMPMPFPPEPLTYVAVQATRWSLNRADHNHGKRNLMLRTMDALGLGFDS